The nucleotide sequence GCCCAAAAATGAGCAGGTATGGCCGCCAAACCACCTCCCTTGTCCTGTATTTCAACTTCCATTTCTTCTTGTCCTTGTTCTGCTACCATCCTCTTCCCATGGTCTTTTCTCAACTCTCCACAAACCAGAAAACCACCATGATCCATCTCTCCAACAACCTCAATACTCCTACTAGAGTTGTTCCATGGGACGTCAACAAAGAACCAAACCCATGTTTGTGGACGGGAGTTCGGTGCAATCCCCAgaccaattcatccaattcatcCATCATCCAGATTTCTCTGTCAGGGCATTCTCTATCTTCCTCGGACTTTCTGCCCCTCGTTTACCGAATTGAGTCTCTGCAGATTCTAGATGTGTCCGACAACCGTCTGACCACAATCCCACCTGGGTTTATCTCGGATTGTGGAAAGCTAGGCGGGTTAAAGCTGCTCAATTTTAGTGTGAACAATTTGGTGGGTCGTCTGCCTGATTTTGTTGGGTTTTCAGGGTTGGTGGCTTTGGACTTTGCTGAGAATAACTTGAATGGAAGCATTGACTCCGAGTTGGACTGGTTGGTCGGGCTCAGAAGCTTGAACCTTAGCTTCAACCATTTTactgggtttgttccaacccaTCTCGGAAAGTCCAAGGTTTTGGAGGAGCTTGAGCTTTCTATGAATATGTTTGATGGTCCTATCCCTGTTGAACTTGTGGGATACCAGAATTTCACTCTGATTGATCTTAGCAGAAATCGGCTTTCCGGGTGTGTTCCTGATGGAATCAGAGAGCTCGCCAAGTTGGAGGTTTTGATTCTTTCGGCCAATAAGTTATCCGGCAGAATCCCACAAAGCATTTCAAATATCACCAGCCTCTGGAGATTTGCAGCAAATTCTAACAATTTCAATGGTTCAATTCCTGATGGCATTGCAAAGCATCTGAAAAACTTGGATCTCAGTTATAATAAATTGAGTGGGTCGATTCCATCGGACCTTTTGTCATCGTTGAATCTGCATACTCTGGATTTGTCTAATAATAGAATTGAGGGACAGATACCGCCAGTTCTATCTCCGAGCTTGGTCAGGTTGAGACTGGGAAGCAATTTGCTTGATGGGAAGATACCTTCTACAGCAAATGCAACACATCAAAAGTTGACCTACTTGGAGATGGAAAACAATAACTTGACTGGATCGATTTCTCCTGAATTGGGTGATTGCCGGAATTTGGCGCTGCTGAATTTGGCTCACAATCACCTGTCCGGGGCTTTACTAGCAGAGTTGGGTAAGCTTAGCAGTCTTGAGGTCTTGAGACTTCAATCGAACAATTTGAGTGGTGGAATTCCAATCCAAATTACACAACTACCCAAGTTGTCCGTTCTGAATATCAGCTGGAATTTTCTCAACAGCTCAATACCACCTTCAGTTTCAAAAATGCAGAGTCTTATTAACATGAACTTACAAGGCAACAAGCTCAGCGGTTCCATTCCCGTCGGTATTGCCTCCATGAATTCTCTGATGGAACTCCAACTTGGAGAAAATCAATTAAGTGGTGAGATTCCAAGAATGCCGATGAATTTACAGATTGCTTTGAATCTCAGCAGCAATCTTTTTCAAGGACCTATTCCGGAAACTCTTTCAAGGCTCAGTGGATTAGAAATTCTAGATCTCTCAAATAACAAATTCTCAGGTGAGATACCTGGTTTTTTGACTAGAATGGGAGCCTTGACACAGTTGTTACTTTCTAATAATGAGCTCTCTGGAGAAATTCCGGATTTCCGTTCTTGGGTCATGGTCAACACAAGTGGGAACGAGGGTGTGACTAACAGAACAACAAAAAGCACTCCACCCCAAACGCAGAAGAAAGAAATGTCATTGTCATGTGCTGGGAAAATTCTTTTTGCGATTGGGGCTactgtttttgttgttgtatcgATCACCATCCTTGCAATACCACTATCTGGATACAAATTGgtcaaaaaaagaaattattaaTTGCTTTTAATTAGATTATGATGTGAAGATTCTTCGACGTATGCGTTTGCATTTTCTTTTTAAGGTACTTCTTTAAGCTGCTCTCCTAATTGTTCTATCAGCTCCAATATATATAGACTTCTCCTGCATTCTAGAGAAGGTGAAGGGATAACAACGCTTAATAACAATTTTCTTCAGTTTAACACCAGTTGAGCGATGATCGTGCCCCACGATTTCCACAACCTTGAGGAAATTATGGGACAAGTTGGTGGCTCTCTCAAATTTTCTCAGTGAGATCGACAGGCAATCTGCACCAAAAGAACAACTTTTAGTCTATATATTGTTGAATTAATGGCCACAAGTGTCCAAAAAACCTTTCGGctattaaacaaaacaaaagaaaaaaaagacaacatgatgatgtttgttgaAAAGAGAAAAGATGGACAACATCATTGTGTCTCTTCCttgttttgggtgaaaatatttttctttttcttttaccttTAACACCTGTGGGTTTTGGTTCTAGACTTTGAGTTGTTGCCTTTGAAGCTAGACATAGAGAGCTTATTTTCTGTAGAGAGGagggagagttgcagagagccCAAACAGAAGAAGAAGCTGCTGCTTCATTTGATTAGTAATCATCAACCaaagtagttgttgttgtaatagctttgagctatatgtatagagaagaaattattcattatatttatttctctatttgtttctttggtgtgtgagagctattgggtgtattgggcttttgggttgtgagattgccaacactttgtaaactcccatttggttgatagtggattattgggtgagctcctactgctccgaggacgtactccagttacactgactgttgaggaatctcgttaaaatcttggtgtcttttatattttgttcttgcattttcatttgaaaatttcctgtgggttagcttgagttggttccatttggtttggtgctatcctagcacaacaattggtatcagagcactagttgctcttgggtactgtctagttgccaaagatgtcagacgggcaagatgaaaatccttttggaagcagctccgggtttgcaagaactacggtgcaaaatgcaaagttcgaagtggaaaagtttgatggcacaaacaacttcgggatgtggtaatgtgaggtcaaagatgtgttggctcaacaagatctacttgctgctttgggagagaagccggaagctatgtcgaagccggaatgggagaaattaaatttgtgggcttgctcttcaattcggttgtgccttgcaaaaactcagaagtattttgtgatgcgggagacattagcaagtgtgttgtggcaaaaattggaagacaagtatatgacgaagagtgcagagaaccggctacacttgaagaaaaagctctaccgcttccaatacaaagaaggtacaaacatgattagacaccttgatgtttttaataagttgattgccgacttgttaaatttagatgaggacattaaggatgaagataaggccttaatattgttgaattccttgccggactcttatgagcattttgttacaaCTATTATgaatggtaaagaaactgtgaaatttgaagatgtgtcaaatgccttgatgaattatgaaatgaggcatagagataaaaatcatgatagtacctctgaagctttatttgttagaggtagatcatcggagaggAGGTCATCTTCTAGCAgaaaaaatcacagtctcgacctaggggaaactctaaaggtagaaaacctttggaaagggatgaatgtgccttttgtcataataagggtcattggaagaaagattgtcctaagttgaag is from Malus sylvestris chromosome 5, drMalSylv7.2, whole genome shotgun sequence and encodes:
- the LOC126623250 gene encoding LRR receptor-like serine/threonine-protein kinase GSO1 gives rise to the protein MSRYGRQTTSLVLYFNFHFFLSLFCYHPLPMVFSQLSTNQKTTMIHLSNNLNTPTRVVPWDVNKEPNPCLWTGVRCNPQTNSSNSSIIQISLSGHSLSSSDFLPLVYRIESLQILDVSDNRLTTIPPGFISDCGKLGGLKLLNFSVNNLVGRLPDFVGFSGLVALDFAENNLNGSIDSELDWLVGLRSLNLSFNHFTGFVPTHLGKSKVLEELELSMNMFDGPIPVELVGYQNFTLIDLSRNRLSGCVPDGIRELAKLEVLILSANKLSGRIPQSISNITSLWRFAANSNNFNGSIPDGIAKHLKNLDLSYNKLSGSIPSDLLSSLNLHTLDLSNNRIEGQIPPVLSPSLVRLRLGSNLLDGKIPSTANATHQKLTYLEMENNNLTGSISPELGDCRNLALLNLAHNHLSGALLAELGKLSSLEVLRLQSNNLSGGIPIQITQLPKLSVLNISWNFLNSSIPPSVSKMQSLINMNLQGNKLSGSIPVGIASMNSLMELQLGENQLSGEIPRMPMNLQIALNLSSNLFQGPIPETLSRLSGLEILDLSNNKFSGEIPGFLTRMGALTQLLLSNNELSGEIPDFRSWVMVNTSGNEGVTNRTTKSTPPQTQKKEMSLSCAGKILFAIGATVFVVVSITILAIPLSGYKLVKKRNY